The following are encoded together in the Sphaerodactylus townsendi isolate TG3544 linkage group LG14, MPM_Stown_v2.3, whole genome shotgun sequence genome:
- the STING1 gene encoding stimulator of interferon genes protein — protein MSQEEDRSKPHPFIPRRRGNRAQKATYSFVALCVLILYLTEQSLHHVAQCFILHFVALQVGALVKGACTFTEEVHHVSDRYQGKYFRALNACLDLRRGGLLLLLCGAAYLLLPKGTELPLCLKLSLVCLCQLLAIIFGLQNPSAAEISEICERNNFNVAHGLAWSYYIGYLKTILPQLKDSISTFNENNKSLLKCQKTWKLHILVPLNCEVHDNLWEADRHIQFINHLPEVYVDRAGIKRRVYKNSVHGIVDENQKMHYCVVEYATPLRSLFAMSQDESAAFSRTDRLEQAKLFCRTLMEILEKSKECSGCYQLIVYDDSGGNDKHFLSKEILRHLKQQDQEEYPMYEKEERRIHTQNCLPVEETELLISDLDQPLSLHSDGY, from the exons ATGTCTCAGGAGGAGGACAGATCCAAACCACACCCTTTTATTCCCAGACGCCGAGGAAACCGGGCTCAGAAGGCAACATACTCATTCGTTGCCCTCTGCGTCCTCATCCTGTATCTCACGGAACAGAGCCTCCACCATGTGGCCCAGTGTTTTATCCTCCATTTTGTGGCCCTGCAAGTCGGAGCCCTCGTCAAGGGGGCCTGCACCTTCACGGAAGAGGTCCACCATGTGTCAGACAG GTATCAAGGGAAATATTTCAGAGCCCTGAATGCCTGCCTGGATTTGCGCAGGGGCGGCCTCCTCCTCTTGTTATGCGGAGCAGCCTACCTGTTGCTTCCCAAAGGAACTGAGCTTCCGCTGTGCTTGAAACTGAGCCTCGTGTGCCTCTGTCAGCTTCTGGCTATCATCTTTGGCCTTCAG AATCCCTCAGCTGCCGAGATTTCAGAAATATGTGAACGAAACAACTTCAATGTAGCACATGGACTCGCCTGGTCTTATTATATTggctatttaaaaacaattttgcctC AACTTAAAGATTCGATTAGTACTttcaatgaaaacaataaatcactGCTGAAATGCCAGAAGACTTGGAAATTACACATCCTGGTCCCTCTGAATTGCGAGGTGCACGATAACCTGTGGGAGGCTGACAGGCATATCCAGTTCATAAACCACCTGCCGGAAGTTTATGTGGATCGAGCTGGCATTAAGAGGAGAGTCTACAAGAACAGTGTCCATGGAATCGTGGATGAGAACCAAAAG ATGCACTACTGTGTAGTGGAGTATGCCACCCCTCTGCGGTCCCTCTTTGCCATGTCCCAAGATGAAAGTGCGGCTTTTAGCAGGACGGACCGTCTGGAGCAAGCCAAACTCTTCTGCAGAACACTGATGGAAATCTTAGAGAAATCCAAAGAGTGTTCCGGCTGCTACCAACTCATTGTTTATGATG ACTCAGGAGGAAATGACAAGCATTTTTTGTCCAAGGAAATCCTACGACACTTAAAACAGCAGGACCAGGAGGAATACCCCATGTATGAGAAGGAAGAAAGACGCATTCACACACAGAACTGTCTGCCTGTCGAAGAAACCGAACTTCTGATTAGTGACTTAGATCAGCCTCTATCTTTGCATAGTGACGGCTActga